The DNA sequence AAGTTTGTTTTAGCCATTAGTATAACTTCTTACTGAATGCATAGCCCTGGCTACATCTGGGATTAGGACTAACAACAATGAACAATGTTAAGGGATTCAATTCTTCACTTCAATTAGGAAAACAAAGCATAGGCAGTTTTGACCATCTCCCTCAACCATAAGTTAAGTATGCACCAGATAATGAAGCACATTGATTTTTCCAATGACTATAAGCTTGCAAAAGTTGGAAATAAACCACTTACCTCCCCGAATGTCTCTGATTAACTTCTTCACCACCAACTCTGGTGGTTCCAAGACCACCACCCAGTCGCCGAGGTCGCCAGTTTGGTACCGTTCTACCACGTTCCACATCTACAAGCACCCTTCTACCTTCAATTTTCTTCCCATCAGCTTGCTTGTATGCAGCTGTAACATGAATATAGCTAGTGTTAAgcaaacatgaaacaaacatgGTCAACTCATGATAATCTAGTGCATAAAATATTAGAGCGAACCTTTCATGTCCCGGGTATGCATGTATTCTATGAATGCATAGCCTCTAGGTTTATTTGACTCTTTGTCGGTGACCAATCGAACCTGAAATTACACAAAAGAAtataatcaataaaatagacAGAGATGATTCAGCTCTTAAGCAAAGAATGCTTAAGAGTAAGAAAATATGCATAGATGGTTTAGCATCAACTAAGCAACCTACAACTATAACTATAATATTGAATCCTATATGGCACGGCAGACAGGCACTATGCCTCTTTAGCCGTGCTCACCTTTAAATAATAGAGCTTCCCATCGCAAGATGCATCACCACCGGCTAGAGTTGCAGAAATTTTGACATTTGTGGCCAATTTACCAGTTGAACAGACTATTATCCCCTTACCAGGGAGAtttgttttgaataaaagaaATTTTCAATACTATTAGAGATACCAGGAATCCTTACTGCTGatgacttttttttatttttttgacaaCCTTTATAGCCAAAGTAAAACTTTTAGCAGCAGAAAATGCACGTACTAAAAATTCAGAGGAAGAGATACTAATACTCCCGACATGTTTACCCAGTGCAGGAAACAGAACAGAAGTTGTGGTCTCCTTTTGTTGCTTGACATAAGCATAACTGGTCTGCTCAACTTATAGCATTCAACTTTGCTATGCAGATTAAGCACCATCTTTTGAATTGGGATAAATTATGGGATCAAAGATACCAACTGTGGAATATATTCACCATCTTACCAGGGATATTCTTGAATGTTAGAACTTCGAACTTAAAGCAAAATATATCCTAGAAACATCCACTTCCAAGGTCTCTTAAATAAAGCTACATCAAAGAGGGATCTTCGGAAGGAAAAGTGGAACAAACCCATACGAATTACCAGTACACTGGCAGTGTAATATTAAGGCTTATAAGTTCGGCTTTGCTGTGCAGGACGAGCACCATCTTTGGAATCAGGTGGTCAAATATAATTGATGAATACTCACCCCTTACCAGGGTTTCTTCTTGAAAGTTAAAACTTAATACTAATTGCTAATGATTACCTAGAAACACCCATTATTTTCCAACATCTCTAAACTGAACCATAACAAAGAGAAAGCTATTGAAGGATGAATGAAACAAACCAGCAAGACATTACCAGCATATTTCCAGAAACACCTGTATTAATACCAACTTGCAGACTCcacagaaaaataaaactaaatcaGGGAGAACAAACTCAAAATGCATCACTGGTTATAGTTAACTGCTGAAAAGAATAGGCTGAAAAGCAAATTTTGAAAACAAGTCATCGCCCAAAAAAGGCAGATTCTTGTGGAACTGAACAACATGACATGAGAAAATATGTAATGATATCTTTTCAAGAAAATAGTAAATGGAAATCAATACTTAAATGCTGCGACAACAGCAtagtttttcaaattttgaattaggGAATCTGAGATttgtgaaaaggaaaaagctcCAACACAAATGAACCTCTTACCGAACCCCCTTGGGGTTGCTCAGAAAAACACCTACCCTTTTGATTGGACCATAAGCGTCAAACTCTCTTTTAAGTCTGCTCTCAGTTGTCTCGTAATTCTGCAAGCAAACAGTTACAATTAAAAGTCCCGAATCATACAGCAAACAATACATGTCAGTTGTAAAGTAATATTTGTAGCAGTAGAAAATAACCAAATCTGTATGCAAAAGTACTTACGAGTCTAGCGACAAACAAAGTCTTGTATGGATCTCCAGAAATATTTGGATCACTATTTGGATCATCTgcacaaaaatagaaaagaatagGTTAGAACAATTACCAAACTTCAAATCCTACAATTAAAAGAATAATGGGGTTATTACATTTCTCTAGCTCCTCCGCGGCCTTTGCTGCACCCTTCTCAAGTCTTAACTGGTGTATTCGAGCCCTTCTTTGTGCCTAAatttaacaaaacaaaaccaatacaTGTTCAGACATATGATTAATGAATTCATAATCAAAATTTCTCATGCAAGAGTTTCAAGTTAAAAAAACTTACAGGAGTTTCTCCCTTTTCGACAGGTGCAGTATACTGGGGATCCCCCGGCTCAGCAAAATTACTCACATACTGTGCTATCCCTGCATTAGCCACACAATATCAATCAACAACTGTACCATATAAATTAGCCAAATCAGAAACACCACACCCCTATAAGATTCTTAAGAAAACAAACCTGTCAGCGGCGGGCACTTTCGTTTCTCAGGAGGAGGCTTAAAATCCAACGGCGGACGAGGCTCGAAGAGCTTCAAAAGATTGGTTGTTAAACCAGTGGGGTGGCTCTGCCCAATCTGCATCGCAAACACGAAATTTACAGATCAATATTTCCTTtcaaaacaaaatcagatcCTCCCCAATTGTACAAATCAAGTAAGAAACCAATACATAATGCCTAGTCCTAAGCTTAACATGCTCAAAATCTTATCGGTTATCACTATCCAAATCTATAAAACGAAATTCAACAAATTAGAAGAAAAACAACAGAGATCAGCTCCATATTCAGCtagggtttaaaaaaaaaaatcggaaattttggggggggggggggaacctAGCTCTCAAAAAATTGAACTCAAAACCCTGAAccttgaagaagaaagagaaattaAAGCAGAGGACTCACCAGTTTGAGCTGGAGGACATTAGCGCGGTTCTGGGCCTTGGTCTTTGCCTGAACGGCGGCGTTGTTGCGCATGAAGGCATCGCTGTAGTCGCCCATGGCGAAGAGATCGAAGCAGCTGCAGAGTTAGGGTTTCCGCGGCGGTAGTCCGAGTACTGGTACTCAGACGACGAAGGTTGCATGTACGGGTGTACGAATCGGATCTCGGATCCGGTGCAGGCAGTCGGGTCGGACTGAGAAGAAGAGCCAGATAGCGGCAGGGAAAAAATCAGAGAAGGGTTTTCGCGGGGCTATTTATAGACCCGCCTACTGTTTTGTCCTATGCGTATGCGTAGTTGGACttggaagaagaagtagaagGTCCTAGCGAACCGTGGTTAAAATTTTCTTTACCCGGTTCGGTTTTTTATCCTCTTTGTTTGGACTCAAGATAAGCCCAATGGGTCTATTTCCAAGCCCAGTATGACGCTTTTAAATCAAGAGGCGAAATGAGGAATGATCTAGTTAAGATTGGACCCGATTACGATTCACGGGACTTGAGAGTTGTTGTTCCTTCGCTGAGTGTACTTTGACAATATATAATATTTGGACCCTTAAAATCACATATCCGTAAACTTGTTGACTTGGACTTGTTAAGGAGAAGTTCTCGAGTCATCCAACCCACCGATCATGTCTCTCTTGAAGGTGGTACCAATTATCTTTGTTTTGAACTCCTTGGTTCattaatttcaaatttaattatagagaaaattagaaaaaaacccaaaaaatgaagctcCTTTTAAGGGAAACCCAATCATATGatttcttttaatctacacccattcacataattaaacctaccgtataggttttaagtctataattaagtttttttctctttttttagtttgactattttacccttctcgTCGAAGAATGAAAAATTTCCTCAAAtataggtgttttttttttatttaaatatggcatcagttataaacacaaattagaatttaatatcatcaatttatttttcctgaTTTAAAAACGATTACttgccttaattattgcatatctctcccttttttatttgacctatatatttgccattttttagtagatatgtttgtgtagataatcCTATTATTAAATATGTCAACGTGAtcaattgccttaattattgtatgtaactgatgccatattttaagagatatgtttgtgtagatattccttatttaaaaagattaatggtcttaattattgtatatctcttcctttcagatttgatctttatatttgctatttttaagtagatgtggttgtgtagATATTGCTATTAGATTTCGTAGATTTCTCAATCTGATTAAACATCCTTTTGTGGAGGTATTCCTATCATGTAGTGATTAAACATCCTCTCATCAAGGTATGtcattttgcttttttttttccttccctttttttgaatgaaatttgatTCCCCATTCCAATAGGCGTAGGTATAGAATCAATATTCCATGTTCATTAATTTTTCATAATGGGGTCCATGTTATTGTAGATGATGGAGGGTGCAATCAGATCAAGCGCACTTCAGTATTTTCAGCCCTTAACTTGTCAGTCATAACACATCCAAACTTGAGAAGGTCGCACCTAAATTCCAGGTGGGTGTACTCTTTAGCCATCAAAATTAACTTGTAGTATCTATTGagaaacaagaagatgaaacaaaaccctgcaatcaagaacttgtataGTCTATCATACCTACTCAATATCAAAAACCTAGAaccatcacaaaacaaatacctcttcGTCAGGAGCACACACACCTTTTGAATAGATAGCAATCACAATACTCATCAACCGTACCAATCGGATATGCTGTCGAACACaggcaacccaccaacctctgattgtgcaatccatttatatcacaagCTTGTAGAGATATTGACACCAGCTTTGAATGTGCAGATTACACTTTTCAATGTGAAGTTACGTAACCTCCAACCCAGAGGAGAATTATCAATTGCTGAaatcaagggttgagtaatTCTGGGCGACGTCTATGGGCAGCCGTTTCATGATCGACTTCCATCAGCAACATTACTGAAACTATTATcaatcctatttaataggtgaATGAGAATTTGAAAGTGGCAGATtcagtaattcttaacaacattgggttttattatttagtctatttaataggttttttattttgcataaatctaattaattggtttgggtgtatattaaaacactcttatggatgggtttattctaaaagaggtgtgtcaatttgggtgtagaatcaaattccccttAATTATAATTTTACGACTAAAGAAATATTTGAATTTAGTTTGAATCAAGTCTTTACGTGGTTAAAAACACAATTAAACGGGTCTAAAATTTTCTATCGTATAATGTTAAATGTGTTATAACAATAACACATTTGTATCCCAATTCCCAAATATGGATTGGGATACATATAACTTATTATAGAAATAATTTTATTGAGTAagataatataatatataagacGGTTTATGATACAGAGAAACTCTCTATATGTCTCCAAACCAAATTGTATTTATACGGATTTAATTACAAATCCATATTTGTATCAAAGAAAACAAGTTTAATCAAACTAACCATCAAGATTTGGTCATTTCAAGCCATTTAGCCCCCATATACATAAATATTTTCATAGCACAAATGGATGGCACCGCCCCAAATCCCACTCCCAAATCTTCAAATATCTCACCCTTCCCTTAATCCTAAACCCCAAATTTGAATTGCAAAGTAGAACACAGTGACCTATATCATGAATTGCTTTCTTCTGTGTCCTCGTCGATCTTAATTAAGCTTTCCTCCTGCTCTTTGGTAGTGACATGGCGGATCAGAACTTTGGTGGCGGCTTTGGGTTCGCAGGGATGGTCATTTCTGTGGAGTCGGAACTGTTAGTTCCGAACTCACTGCTCGTCTGGCTCGAAAGGGCTAACTTcctgaacttcttcatgtcGGCATTGTATGCCTCTGTGTTATAGCCCGAGCTTCCACCAGCAGCGGGATTCATCATAACGGTCTGCCCTGGTTTTACCCCCTCATTTAAGTCGTCTAACGACACATCTCCTTCCAATGCGCGTACAATCTGTCATACACATAACACGTTTTAgcacaaaaaattaattaacaatctcGTGCCATGTAGCTTGAATACATGTTACGTTATTAGATTAGATTGTACGTGAACTGAGATAACATGTATATTTTGGTTCATTAGAGCACCTGGCTCATCTTTGGGCGTCGTTTAGCAGAGTGACGAATACTGGCAGCAGCACAGGCGACCATGCGTGCCATTTCTTGACTGTTGTAGGTGTTGTCCAAGCGGATATCCACCAACTCTGTATAGTTACCGTCCTCTAGTGCCCGTGTGAGAAGTGGTCGAGCCTGTGTGATCACATGGAAGAAATATTTTAGGATTAGCTAGCTCGAGTAGCAGGATTTAACTAAGATGAGTCAAATGCTTGGTTCCTTAAAGAAATTAGCTAGACGAGATAATTAATGTACATACCCAGTCCACTAAGCTGTCTTCCATGGCATTTGAAGGATCAACCGGTCTTTTTCCAGTTATGAGTTCCAAAAGCATGACTCCAAATGAGAAGACATCGGACTTCTCTGTCAACTTTCCACTTGATGCATATTCTGGAGCCAAATACCTGCATTCATTTACATACAACCAGAATTAGTTATACTAACTACTTCACCAATTTACCGCTAGTAATATAACACAGAGTGGCTTaatgacaaaaagaaaaattaggatAACATTGAGCACAATATCACAACAAATTAAGCACAAGTTCGTAATAGCTTACCCGAAAGTACCCATAACCCTTGTAGAAACATGGGTGTAGTTGTCAGATGACAGCTTAGCCAACCCAAAATCAGCAACCTGGAAAATGAAGAACATGCAAGTTATAAGGATTCATGATCACACGTGATTAATCGATTATGTATTAATTAATCATCAGCTATGTTAATTTGGAAATGGTTAAGACAAACTTAATTACCATGGCCTCATAGTTGTTATCCAGGAGAATATTAGCAGATTTGATATCACGATGGATGATCTTGGGATGGCCTGCGATGCATTTCAAATTATCCAATATAAATGGGACATGTTAAGACAACAGTAATATATGATCAAACACTGAGCTAGTGAGAGGGGAGCTTGGAAATTTCTTACAGTCCTCATGAAGGTAGGCAAGCCCTTTAGCAGATCCAGTTGCGATCCGAAGCCTAGTTGCCCAATCCATTGGTGGAAGTCCATTGCCTGCAACGTCCCAAATTTGGAACCATTAATTGATGACATGCATTTTTACCCTAAAGTGAATGTAGCAAGGCATCGTATACATGTTTGGTTTAGCAATGTAGGTTATGATCTCACCATGCAAGTGATGTTCCATGGTTGAATTGGGAACAAACTCATAGACCAACAATCTATGGCCACCGGAAATGCAATATCCAACGAGCGACACTAGATGTCGGTGATGAACTCGGCTAATGATCTCGACCTCCGCAGCAAATTCCCGTTCACCTTGCCCACTACCGACCTTGAGACTCTTCACCGCAACCTCTTTTCCACTGGGGAGGACGCCCTTGTGCACAAACCCGAACCCACCTTGACCCAACAAATTGGCTTGTGAGAACCCGTTAGTAGCGGTTGCTAGGTCATCATAAGTGAAGGTGTTCTGGTTGAACCCGCCGAGTGACATGTTTGGTGAGGGAGGTGGCAAGGGGGGTCCGTGGGGTCCTGAGAAATTCCCTGTCATTTCACCGCTCATCGGCATAGGAGGAGGCGGTGAAGGCCAGGCACCACCACCACGATTACTACCAGCTGCTGCTTGGTTTAGCCTGACCACATGGTCTCCTTGTGGCGGTGTATTCATGTTCCAATTGTGTTGCTGTGTAGTGTTGTAGTAGTCATGACCACCACCTACATACATAGAAGCAACAAAGCAATCGGTCTTATTTTCAATAACGACATaaattaatttggatttttgttgTCCTTGTTTTTGGTTGCTTCAATCGAGTGACAAATTTGAGGGCTATGAATTCATAAATCTGACCTCACAAACATTGGGAAGATGttatgtttcattctttctTGCTCGATTGAAACCTTTATTTATATATCCCAATTCTTCTATGATATTCGATCGAATTTATATATGGACGCAAAACTTTGTATGAATATCTCTCTAAACTGAACGATATGgattataaaaattaaaaatgcatGAATTCAAAGAACGGTGAACTAATGCAGTTTTCGAGTATATGCTAAAGGATGCATCCAATAAAGGTTTGATTAAATACGGTTAATATTCAAAATGCTACGAGTTTTGCATGTTTAATTTCCTATCACAATTTACAAAGCAGGGTTAGGATTTGGCATACGTACCTTTGAGTGGATCTCCATAATATTGCATGTGGTCAttctttctcctcttcctcctgaAGCAAAGCACACAAATGACGAGCAACAGAAGTACAATTACTCCGGCGCCGATCCCCACTCCTACCACCACCCCTTTATCGGAGTCATTGCCACTGCTGTCATCTGAAGAGTCGTTggaaggtggtggtggtgtcacTGCATTGGAGGGCGAAGTTTTAGCACGTGGGGGAGGCGGCGCATAGACAGTGGTAGCCGGAACACCCGGAGCTTTTGGTTTGGGTGGTGTATTGCTACCAGCTGGAGTGGCCGGAGTTGCCGGAGTGGCCGGAGCTGGCTGCGAGTTGTCCTTTGGTGGAGCAGGCGAGGAGTTTTGTTTCGGGGACTCGGGCGATTGATCGTCATCGTCCTTCGGGGGAGGCGTCGATGGAGGAGGAGACGAAGGTGGTGGTGAGGACGGTGGAGGGGAAGATGGCGGAGGTGAGGAGTTTTTTGGAGGAGATGGGGTTGGCGACTGTGTATCTTTCGAATTCTTTGGGGATTCCTTTGAAGGTGCGGGTGAGGATGACGACGAAGACGAGGAGTCTGATGATGTTGGTGGTGAAGGTGAAGAATCCGGTGATGGAGAATCAGAGTCATTGGCCATATTTAGTCAGAAACTCCGgccgaagcctattccagactATTTATGTGGCGGCGGAAACTTCACCTCTCCCGTTACTACTCGTCTTGATGATTGATCAAGCCCCTGAACATGTTAAAGGAATCGATTAAACCTAGCTACATATGTAATGTctaatatatataaatcaacTAAACTAATTGCATTATGCATAGGCTACCAATCAAGAAGAGAGATAACCAAGCTAAccccatgcatgcatgcatggtgTTCTTGAACTCAGTTTATGAAATAAAAGCAAACTAGAATGAAATTTAATTGAGAGATGATAATCGAATATTGATGGAAGAAAATATTAGGTTAGTGTTCAAGTACCTGGGGATCAATGAAAGGAGGTAGGAGGCTAGAGGTGTTTTTTGCTCaatggaaagagagaggagagagctgTGTCCTTGCCATTGCCTCCTACAAAGCAGGACCTTTCTTTcacctctcttctctttctctttctctctttttctctctctctctaaggcTATCTTTTGTGTGTGCCTCCCCTAACTTAGATTGAGTTGGTTACTTGCTTTTACCATTTCCTGTCCCATAACCTCGCTGGAGCTCCGTGTAATTTTACCTGGGATATTACTTGGTTCATGAATTAGAACCAGAAGATATAAACTTCAAATATAGACATTCCTCCTCCTTGGACGCTCGTGTTTACACTTGTGCGTAAGAGCATCGCAGCCTACTATTAAGTAAAAACAGCATGTACATTCAGCAGTGAAGAATTTGATCAGACCAAAAAAGTTAGTGCCAAAAATAGTAAGTAGCTTGATATGTATGTTTCTGTAGAGTACATTTTCGTTATTTTGAAGCCCTCGAGTGCTTCTCATATGTCCCACCATTTATAACAAATTTCAGAAAGTAACGCGTTATCGTGTACTGATACGTTTGTCATATCATTTGGTACTATTTTTTCATCCATCGTTATACAAATAAGTACAAATAGTATTGAATTGGTTGTCCTATGACTCCTATATATCCTCGCACTATTTATGTTCgtggaaaggaaaggaagaagTGAAAAGGTTAGATGTCATTTGTAATGCTCTGCAAAAGAAGTTTTATACATAGAATAAGTGTAAATTAGTTATTCGATCAGTTGTGGATTTCAATATTGAAGCTTGAAACCAAAAATGCCAGAtaagaaaaaagaacagaaaaaaggGTTAACTAATTAAGGTTGTTGAACGATGTCAGAACTCTGAAGAGTTCTTATCACAAGATGGAAGATAATGTGTCTGTTAGTCTCCACGAGCATGACCTGGAAGAGTATATTTCGAAATTGAGAATGGTTTGATCAGTTGAGGAGAAAGGGCCAGACGACACTAACAAGTTCAAAATGTGCTCTAATAATGTTACCGATAACAGGTTGACTTGGGAAGCACTTTCATTCCTCATTCCATGGTTGCTATCGTAGAAGGTGTTTT is a window from the Rosa chinensis cultivar Old Blush chromosome 2, RchiOBHm-V2, whole genome shotgun sequence genome containing:
- the LOC112188464 gene encoding proline-rich receptor-like protein kinase PERK4; its protein translation is MANDSDSPSPDSSPSPPTSSDSSSSSSSSPAPSKESPKNSKDTQSPTPSPPKNSSPPPSSPPPSSPPPSSPPPSTPPPKDDDDQSPESPKQNSSPAPPKDNSQPAPATPATPATPAGSNTPPKPKAPGVPATTVYAPPPPRAKTSPSNAVTPPPPSNDSSDDSSGNDSDKGVVVGVGIGAGVIVLLLLVICVLCFRRKRRKNDHMQYYGDPLKGGGHDYYNTTQQHNWNMNTPPQGDHVVRLNQAAAGSNRGGGAWPSPPPPMPMSGEMTGNFSGPHGPPLPPPSPNMSLGGFNQNTFTYDDLATATNGFSQANLLGQGGFGFVHKGVLPSGKEVAVKSLKVGSGQGEREFAAEVEIISRVHHRHLVSLVGYCISGGHRLLVYEFVPNSTMEHHLHGNGLPPMDWATRLRIATGSAKGLAYLHEDCHPKIIHRDIKSANILLDNNYEAMVADFGLAKLSSDNYTHVSTRVMGTFGYLAPEYASSGKLTEKSDVFSFGVMLLELITGKRPVDPSNAMEDSLVDWARPLLTRALEDGNYTELVDIRLDNTYNSQEMARMVACAAASIRHSAKRRPKMSQIVRALEGDVSLDDLNEGVKPGQTVMMNPAAGGSSGYNTEAYNADMKKFRKLALSSQTSSEFGTNSSDSTEMTIPANPKPPPKF